From Vanrija pseudolonga chromosome 1, complete sequence, a single genomic window includes:
- the choC gene encoding Phosphatidyl-N-methylethanolamine N-methyltransferase codes for MSTTTYETVIAYIPPKVAAYLPLSNAGYVYADSWKDAIDVSQPTLWLAIASIIFNPLYWNITARNEYRNHTLRKLLGGSLPATYFFFVTIFSLGILRDHLYQNALRHQPHLAVLAQPVFKALALALFVTGQVFVVTSIYALGIVGTYLGDYCGILMKERVTGFPFNVLEDPMYVGSTLAFLGTAIWYESPAGIVLSALVWVVYAIALRYEGPFTGEIYSSAAKKAAAAKKEKKDVSAAPQTPRKSSRIADKTDSDVSSSAAATATKLKAAAAEATSNGTATPRRRTRKSVAPSELGEGTPQRVTRSRSRAHGSAGEDTD; via the exons ATGTCGACCACCACCTACGAGACCGTCATCGCCTACATCCCGCCCAAGGTCGCCGCGTACCTCCCCCTCTCGAACGCGGGGTACGTCTACGCCGACAGCTGGAAGGACGCCATCGACGTGTCCCAGCCGACGCTGTGGCTTGCGATCGCTTCCATCATCTTCAACCCGCTCTACTGGAACATTACCGCGCGGAATG AGTACCGCAACCACACGCTccgcaagctcctcggcggctcCCTCCCCGCGACCTACTTCTTCTTCGTGACCATCTTCTCGCTCGGCATCCTCCGCGACCATCT CTACCAGAACGCGCTCCGCCACCAGCCCCACCTCGCTGTGCTCGCCCAGCCCGTGTTCAaggccctcgcgctcgccctcttcGTCACGGGCCAGGTGTTTGTCGTCACCTCGATCTACGCCCTCGGCATTGTCG gcACTTACCTCGGCGACTACTGCGGTATCCTCATGAAGGAGCGCGTCACCGGCTTCCCCTTcaacgtgctcgaggacccGATGTACGTCGGCTCGACCCTCGCGTTCCTCGGCACTGCTATCTG GTACGAGTCCCCCGCCGGTATCGTTCTCTCCGCCCTCGTCTGGGTCGTCTACGCCATCGCGCTCCGCTACGAGGG TCCCTTCACCGGTGAGATCTACTCGTCGgctgccaagaaggccgctgccgccaagaaggagaagaaggacgtcTCGGCCGCTCCCCAGACGCCCCGCAAGTCGTCGCGCATCGCCGACAAGACCGACTCGGAcgtgagctcgagcgccgccgcgacggcgaccaagctcaaggccgcggccgccgaggccacgtCCAACGGCACCGcgacgccccgccgccggacGCGCAAGTCTGTCGCCCCctcggagctcggcgagggcacgccgcagcgtgtcacgcgctcgcgcagccgcgcgcacggctcggccggcgaggacacCGACTAG
- the PLEKHA1 gene encoding Pleckstrin y domain-containing family A member 1, with the protein MSQQPQQPPPPSRAEVERKLSFKSAPRSRSNDAPRRPKVATGNGNESDSSVASSTLPSLITSPISVAAQGGPVAASPITITPSNASPVVGGHGPTLPHSSLSAIAEQGSKGGLVPAPRRKASLFSGIGEDTLPELDELEGVAEEGGEDDSDGADDDDTNPGGGEDKTDLTRGMEGERVFKSGFLIKKQERRKQWKKKWFVLRATKLAYYKDNREYSLSRAIDLRQVHSCVPISSGEKQKHPFAFAIVTSDRTFLVEALSNEEREDWVKAINLVRKRMTDREDEANRRRDPSATRAVAVPARPGAGAAAAHDEVVEPHQGTWTSTFSSTTASTSPAQSQSGSYFHHIVHPQNPASAAAPHAHVAASSSISSTLSAQLATLSTGAAVGGAVGAASNGAGAAGVARTPSINAPGPSTSGPSAASVTRRLSHPIPVPTVQTSRLDGRLAGGPTSPTNANLSPPNATPHLGASSDEDEAYFSDPHTAWADLIATSPPTNTVADPNKVILATYLMKRSRKTAREVWRKRWFFLTSAGITYTKSHMDNRVLTFISIPSILDVFSLEDADDDGAIDSSGAEDGGNFRHPSLRTKRDPVAPPKNIEHVIRIVTSKRRYDLCVPSEEEEIKWIAAIRALVNRERERQAAGAAQPPMSPLTETAPALKAAAATHPPVPTIAQQPPTPGSQSSPLLGGNIPQVPPVPQPAVAPASTTHTRSRSATQVAKNAVAEATRKYVEVGKQ; encoded by the exons ATGAGCCAACAGCCACAGCAGC CTCCTCCGCCTTCACGTGCAGAGGTTGAGCGCAAGCTGTCATTCAAGTCGGCACCCAGGTCCAGGTCAAACGAcgctccccgccgcccaaaG GTCGCAACTGGAAACGGCAACGAGTCAGACTCATCGGTAGCCTCATCCACCCTCCCATCACTGATTACATCGCCCAtctcggtggcggcgcaAGGTGGGCCAGTCGCGGCATCACCAATCACAATTACTCCGTCCAACGCATCGCCCGTCGTGGGCGGCCATGGCCCCACGCTCCCGCACAGCAGCTTGAGTGCCATTGCAGAGCAAGGCAGCAAAGGCGGTCTCGTGCCTGCTCCGCGGCGCAAGGCCTCGCTGTTCAGCGGTATCGGCGAGGACACGCTGCctgagctcgacgagctcgagggggTCGCCGAAGAGGGAGGagaggacgacagcgacggcgcagacgacgacgacaccaaccccggcggcggtgaggacAAGACGGATCTCACTCGCGGCatggagggcgagcgcgtgttCAAGTCTGGCTTCTTGATCAAGAAGCAAGAGCGACGAAAG CAATGGAAAAAGAAGTGGTTTGTTCTGCGCGCGACCAAGCTCGCGTACTACAAGGACAACAGG GAATACTCGCTCTCAAGGGCAATCGATCTTAGACAGGTGCACTCATGCGTCCCAATCTCGTCTGGCGAGAAGCAGAAGCACCCCTTTGCGTTTGCAATCGTGACGTCGGATCGCACCTTCCTTGTCGAGGCGCTCTCAaacgaggagcgcgaggactgGGTCAAGGCGATCAACCTCGTACGCAAGCGCATGACGGACCGCGAAGACGAGGCGAACCGGCGGCGTGACCCCTCGGCTACGCGCGCAGTTGCCGTGCCAGCCCGCCcaggtgctggtgctgctgcggcgcacgacgaggtggtggaaCCGCATCAAGGTACCTGGACGAGCACCTTCTCGAGCAcaacggcgtcgacatccCCAGCCCAGTCGCAGAGCGGCAGCTACTTCCACCACATTGTCCACCCGCAGAACCCTGCAAGTGCTGCCGCGCCTCACGCGCACGTCGCTGCCAGCTCGTCCATTAGCAGCACGCTGTCGGCGCAGCTGGCGACGCTGTCCACTGGCGCAGCCGTGGGCGGTGCTGTTGGCGCTGCGTCCAACGGCGCAGGAGCCGCGGGGGTAGCCCGTACGCCATCCATCAACGCCCCCGGACCTAGCACGTCGGgcccgagcgccgcctcTGTGACTCGCCGCCTGTCGCACCCCATCCCAGTGCCTACTGTCCAGACATCCCGCCTCGACGGACGCCTGGCAGGCGggcccacctcccccaccaaTGCCAACCTCAGCCCGCCCAACGCGACGCCCCACCTCGGAGCGagctcggacgaggacgaggcctACTTCTCGGACCCGCACACGGCGTGGGCTGACCTGATTGCGACGTCGCCACCGACCAACACGGTGGCTGACCCCAACAAGGTCATCCTGGCGACATACCTCATGAAGCGGAGCCGGAAGACTGCACGCGAAGTCTGGCGCAAGCGGTGGTTCTTTCTCACTTCCGCGGGCATCACGTACACCAAGAGCCACATGGACAACCGAGTGCTCACTTTCATCAGCATCCCGTCGATTCTCGACGTCTTCTCGCTggaagacgccgacgacgacggagcTATCGACTCGTCTGGCGCAGAGGATGGCGGCAACTTCCGGCACCCGTCTTTGCGGACCAAGCGTGATCCAGTGGCCCCACCGAAAAACATTGAGCATGTGATCCGCATCGTCACATCCAAGCGGCGGTACGACCTGTGTGTGCCTTCCGAGGAAGAGGAAATCAAGTGGATTGCGGCGATTCGCGCGCTGGTCAACCGCGAGCGGGAGCGACAGGCTGCTGGGGCCGCGCAGCCTCCTATGAGTCCGTTGACCGAGACTGCGCCAGCActcaaggcggcggcggccacgcaTCCCCCTGTGCCGACGATTGCGCAGCAGCCACCGACACCGGGCagccagtcgtcgccgctgctcggtGGCAACATACCGCAagtgccgccggtgccgcagCCGGCTGTCGCTCCCGCTTCGACGACGCACACGCGATCGAGAAGCGCAACGCAGGTTGCAAAGAACGCGGTTGCCGAGGCGACGCGAAAGTATGTGGAGGTCGGCAAGCAGTAA
- the SQLE gene encoding Squalene monooxygenase, which produces MTGVQTTQQHAGPSRLTPRANPNLSPEVIVVGGGVAGATLAYALSHAGRQVLMLERDLSEPDRIVGELLQPGGVAALAALGMASTLEGIDATPVEGYCVLSGTRQVGIPYPDLETYVAAEASTANGKANGKAVSNGHANGKANGHANGHATNGHTAIGEKEHWAVATASGRKEGRSFHHGRFIQALRAKVIDESEASVLEATVRDLVYDRVTKDVVGVTVAIKPEDGDSEPTVREIRAPLTIIADGCFSKFRQQPGTRLPTPILRSHFVGVVLKDVDLPLRYHGTVCLTPHGPVLLYQIGDRAREIRMLVDVKGKLPSVANGDLKKHILTDFLPHLPAELAPAIRAALDTQRLRTMPNSFLPPSMQGTGSSPRGTIMVGDAWNMRHPLTGGGMTVAFNDVVLLTKYLSIDDELPAGALDRWDVIADRLREWFWARKGLSGTVNVLSIALYDLFGAADDDLAVLREGCFKYFELGGECVAGPVGLLSALTPKPLILFYHFFSVAFYSIYILFTEGLPTSGKRAAPAWSEFPGLFLFSFKVFYTACVVFLPVMASEFRI; this is translated from the exons ATGACAGGAGTACAGACGACACAGCAGCACGCCGGGCCATCGCGC ctcacgccccgcgccaaccccaacctctcgcccgaggtcatcgtcgtcggcggcggtgtggcgggCGCTACGCTCGCGTACGCGCTCTCGCAcgcgggcaggcaggtgctcatgctcgagcgcgacctgTCCGAGCCGGACCGTAtcgttggcgagctgctccagccgggcggcgtggctgcgctcgctgccctcgggATGGCGAGCACGCTCGAGGGCATCGACGCGACCCCCGTCGAGGGATACTGCGTGCTCTCGGGCACGCGGCAGGTCGGCATCCCGTaccccgacctcgagacgtacgtcgctgccgaggcgagcacggcgaacGGCAAGGCGAACGGCAAGGCCGTGTCCAATGGCCACGCGAACGGCAAGGCTAACGGCCACGCCAACGGCCATGCGACCAACGGCCACACGGCCAtcggcgagaaggagcaCTGGGCCGTCGCGACCGCGTCTGGCCGCAAAGAGGGCCGCTCGTTCCACCACGGGCGGTTCATCCAGGCGCTGCGGGCGAAAGTGatcgacgagagcgaggcgagcgtgcTGGAAGCCACCGTCCGCGACCTGGTCTACGACCGGGTGACGAaggatgtcgtcggcgtgacAGTCGCCATCAAgcccgaggacggcgactcGGAGCCCACGGTCCGCGAGatccgcgcgccgctcaccATCATCGCGGACGGGTGCTTCTCCAAGTTCCGCCAGCAGCCGGGCACGCGCCTGCCCACGCCGATTCTGCGCTCGCAtttcgtcggcgtcgtcctcaagGACGTCGACCTGCCGCTCCGGTACCACGGCACAGTGTGCCTCACCCCCCATGGGCCAGTGCTGCTGTACCAGatcggcgaccgcgcgcgcgagatcagaatgctcgtcgacgtcaagggcAAGCTGCCGAGCGTCGCGAACGGGGATCTGAAg AAACACATCCTGACAGACTTCCTCCCCCACCTGCCGGCAgagctcgcgcccgccatccgcgccgcgctcgacacaCAGCGCCTGCGCACCATGCCCAACAGCTTCCTGCCCCCCTCGATGCAGGGCACCGGCTCGAGCCCGCGCGGGACGATCAtggtcggcgacgcgtggAACATGCGGCACCCGCTCACTGGCGGCGGGATGACGGTCGCGTTCAACGACGTGGTCCTGCTCACAAAGTACCTgagcatcgacgacgagctgcccgccggcgcgctggatCGTTGGGACGTCATCGCCGACCGGCTGCGCGAGTGGTTCTGGGCGCGCAAGGGCCTGTCGGGCACCGTGAATGTGCTGTCTATCGCCCTGTACGACCTCTTTGGCGCggcagacgacgacctcgccgtcctccgcgAAGGCTGCTTCAAGTACTTTGAGCTCGGGGGCGAGTGCGTCGCCGGCCCGGTTGGTCTCCTCTCGGCCCTCACGCCAAAGCCCCTCATCCTCTTCTACCACTTCTTCTCGGTCGCATTCTACTCCATCTACATCCTCTTCACAGAGGGCCTGCCCACATCGGGCAAGCGTGCCGCCCCTGCATGGTCAGAGTTCCCcggcctcttcctcttctcaTTCAAGGTCTTCTACACTGCATGtgtcgtcttcctccccgTCATGGCCAGCGAGTTTAGGATTTAA
- the PEX1 gene encoding Peroxisome biosynthesis protein PAS1, which produces MARKAAVKYRSLRSNLVHLPLSLYASLAQSQTRPQSLILHLAPLVPGSSSRRAPQPAYLGWSGLAAASSLSGIGGNQLETLEVDPEVALSYGWTEGTILEISIIHNPTKARSVSVTPLSADDWEILEQNANYLENNLLSQLRAAQKGQEIDVWVMGRTKIRIRVDATNPPTTASSVVLINVDTEIYVAPRPRDLEKKAQVEPPKAVVPVPVATPASSSKPKAKAASKKEASLRLVPARVAALWGEAVLSADDYQVVGGERVALTAPETLAKVRSRLGESSESGPLFVATRLVRQKDENEEAEQKEPEAEGAKEEEQEEAPLEAWLVGWDEAPAGTFVLTGEVDKEWENWGTVTLAAAKSKGGKAKANGSKPPAELTLQSPPRPVLAGVDKIVKDAVQYLGRAVLTGHAKTQLLVGSKGAGKTAIAKAIGEQLEADRSILAELIYEDVGRLDPDDRLNNIKETLTKWSENAAKHQPCVLILDNLDLLLSPENELSASSNPAILAELYCRLFAPTVLPPGVMVLATATGTASLHPLLTSKHVFGEVTKVKPPTQDVRRQIMEVLVQTQKEAAAPPRQQVKVAEEPVLDYVVLATLTEGYSASDLSDLVAGATQQSMIRAAKSNEDHSFLTMEDFVSAQEAFTPLSLRGVSLQKSDVRWSDIGGLHEPRQILRETLEWPTKYAKIFANSPLRLRSGLLLYGYPGCGKTLLASAVARETGLNFISVKGPEILNKYIGASEQSVRDLFERASAAKPCVLFFDEFDSIAPKRGHDSTGVTDRVVNQMLTEMDGAQGLDGVYVLAATSRPDLIDPALLRPGRLDKAVLCDMPTKQDRLEIIESFAKKLTLAPSVDLEELAEDTAGFSGADLQALVYNAHLDVVHSVLTKTEEEAQPKDKGKGKAKGKGKAVEGKENDIPNGVAAAPPKFRQLQPEEAPVTSAARTAFAERIDTIVNSTSPHTAEEDEVEKHKMETPVIEERHLRKSLAGTRPSVSATEYARFHRIYDAFVNDRDGTMSNGDLGRDTGTRSSLK; this is translated from the exons atggcGCGCAAAGCAGCGGTCAAGTACCGCTCCCTGCGGTCAAACCTCGTGCATCTCCCGCTCTCGCTgtacgcctcgctcgcccaaTCGCAGACA CGCCCACAGAGCCTCATCCTCCACCTGGCGCCGCTCGTCCCggggagcagctcgcgccgagcgccgcagcCAGCATATCTCGGCTGGTCGGGCCTCGCGGCAGCATCCTCGCTCTCCGGAATCGGCGGTAACcagctcgagacgctcgaggtcgaccccgaAGTCGCGCTGAGCTACGGCTGGACAGAGGGCACGATT ctcgagatCAGCATCATCCACAACCCCACAAAGGCGCGCTCCGTCAGCGTCACCCCGCTGTCGGCGGACGACTGGGAGATTCTG GAGCAAAATGCAAACTACCTCGAGAACAACCTGCTCAgccagctgcgcgccgcgcagaaGGGCCAGGAGATTGACGTCTGGGTCATGGGGCGGACCAAGATCAGGATACGAGTTG ACGCTACGAACCCCCCGACGACCGCCTCCTCAGTCGTCCTCATCAACGTAGACACAGAGATCTACGTCGCGCCCCGTCCACGGGAcctcgagaagaaggcccAGGTCGAGCCACCCAAGGCTGTCGTGCCTGTGCCCGTTGCGACCCCCGCGTCGTCatccaagcccaaggccaaggcagCGAGCAAGAAGGAGGCATCACTGCGTCTTGTCCCGGCACGGGTCGCCGCGTTGTGGGGAGAGGCCGTCCTCTCGGCGGACGACTACCAGgttgttggcggcgagcgcgttgcTCTCACCGCGCCCGAGACGTTGGCAAAGGTCCGCAGCCGGCTCGGCGAGTCGTCGGAATCCGGGCCCCTGTTCGTTGCGACTCGCTTGGTTCGGCAAAAGGACGAGAACGAGGAAGCAGAGCAAAAGGAGCCAGAAGCTGAGGGCGCCaaagaggaggagcaggaggaggcacCACTCGAGGCGTGGCTCGTGGGATGGGACGAGGCGCCCGCCGGCACCTTTGTGCtcacgggcgaggtggacaagGAGTGGGAGAACTGGGGAACTGTGAC TCTCGCCGCAGCAAAGtccaagggcggcaaggcaAAGGCCAACGGGTCGAAGCCACCAGCAGAGTTGACCTTGCAatccccgcctcgccccgtgctcgccggcgtagACAAGATTGTCAAGGATGCTGTCCAgtacctcggccgcgcggtCCTCACTGGCCATGCCAAGACGCAGCTGCTTGTGGGATCCAAGGGCGCGGGCAAGACGGCCATCGCCAAGGCTATCGGCGAACAGCTCGAGGCTGACCGGAGTATCCTTGCTG AACTCATTTACGAGGACGTTGGACGATTGGATCCAGACGACCGCTTGAACAACATCAAGGAGACGCTCACAAAGTGGAGCGAGAACGCCGCCAAGCACCAGCCATGTGTCCTGATtctcgacaacctcgacctgTTGCTGAGCCCAGAGAacgag CTGTCGGCATCGTCAAACCCTGCCATCCTTGCCGAGCTCTACTGCCGGCTCTTCGCGCCGACCGTGCTCCCTCCCGGTGTCATGGTCCTGGCCACGGCCACTGGCACTGCGTCGCTGCATCCCTTGCTCACGTCCAAGCACGTGTTCGGTGAGGTGACCAAGGTCAAGCCACCAACACAGGATGTGCGGAGACAGATCATGGAGGTCTTGGTCCAGACGCAGAAGGAGGCGGCCGCTCCCCCAAGGCAACAGgtcaaggtcgccgaggaacCAGTGCTCGACTACGTCGTGCTGGCCACCTTGACTGAGGGCTACTCGGCTTCCGACCTCagcgacctcgtcgctggcgcTACCCAGCAGTCAATGATCCGCGCCGCCAAGAGCAACGAGGACCACTCGTTCCTCACCATGGAGGACTTTGTGTCGGCACAGGAGGCGTTCACGCCGCTCAGCCTCCGTGGCGTGTCCTTGCAAAAGTCGGACGTCAGGTGGTCCGACATTGGAG GCTTGCACGAGCCTAGGCAGATTCTGCGCGAGACGCTCGAGTGGCCGACCAAGTATGCCAAGATCTTTGCCAACTCGCCGCTGCGACTGCGTTCTGG TCTCCTGCTCTACGGTTACCCTGGTTGCGGCAAGACACTTCTTGCCTCGGCTGTGGCCCGCGAGACTGGCCTCAACTTCATCAGCGTCAAGGGTCCCGAGATCCTCAACAAGTACATTGGTGCCTCTGAGCAGTCGGTGCGCGACCTTTTCGAGCGTGCCTCGGCTGCCAAGCCATGTGTGCTGTTCTTCGACGAGTTTGACTCGATCGCCCCTAAGCG TGGCCACGACAGCACGGGTGTCACCGACCGCGTTGTCAACCAGATGCTCACGGAGATGGATGGTGCGCAGGGTCTCGACGGCGTCTACGTCCTCGCTGCGACTAGCCGTCCCGACCTCATCGACCCTGCCTTGTTGCGACCCGGTCGTCTGGACAAGGCAGTGCTGTGTGACATGCCGACCAAGCAGGACCGCCTCGAGATCATCGAGTCGTTTGCCAAGAAGCTTACGCTTGCGCCGTCTGTCGACTTGGaagagctcgccgaggacacggcTGGCTTCTCTGGTGCCGACCTCCAGGCGCTGGTGTACAACGCGCACCTGGACGTCGTGCACTCTGTTCTGACCAAGactgaggaggaggcccagcccaaggacaagggcaagggcaaggcgaagggcaagggcaaggccgtcgagggcaaggagaacGACATTCCCAatggcgtcgcggcggcaccgCCCAAATTCAGGCAGCTGCAGCCCGAGGAGGCACCTgtcacctcggcggcgcgcactgCCTTCGCCGAGCGTATCGACACCATTGTCAACTCGACCAGCCCGCacacggccgaggaggacgaggtggagaagcACAAGATGGAGACGCCAGTGATCGAGGAGCGCCACCTGCGCAAGTCGTTGGCGGGCACGCGTCCGTCCGTGTCGGCGACCGAATATGCGCGATTCCACCGAAT CTACGACGCGTTTGTCAACGACCGCGACGGCACCATGTCGAATGGGGATCTTGGACGGGACACGGGGACGCGGTCGTCGTTGAAGTAG
- the psmA7 gene encoding Proteasome subunit alpha type-7: MSRSYDRALTVFSPDGHLFQVEYALEAVRRGTAAVGVRGKDVVVLGVEKKSALQLQDPRTVRKVAMLDDHICVAFAGLTADGRILIDKARVECQSHRLTVEDPVTVEYITKFVAGIQQRYTQSGGVRPFGISTLIVGFDPNDNKPRLFMTEPSGIYSAWKACAIGRASKTVREFLEKNYTEELDRAATIKLAIKSLLEVVQTGAKNIEISVMESYGVVKSLEQTEIEAIVAEIEAEKEAEAERKRARLAATQAGQASMFASSLSGPATGATTPAVGETGGATVPGEESGVQ, translated from the exons ATGTCCCGCTCCTACGACCGCG CCCTCACCGTCTTCTCCCCCGACGGACACCTCTTCCAGGTCGAGtacgccctcgaggccgtccgccgcggtaccgccgccgtcggcgtgcgcggcaaggacgttgtcgtcctcggtgtgGAGAAGAAGTCGGCCCTGCAGCTCCAGGATCCTAGGACGGTGCGCAAGGTCGCCATGCTGGACGACCACATCTGCGTCGCGTTTGCTG gcctcaccgccgacggccgcaTCCTCATCGACAAGGCCCGCGTCGAGTGCCAGTCGCACCGTCTCACGGTCGAGGACCCCGTGACGGTCGAGTACATCACCAAGTTTGTCGCCGGTATCCAGCAGCGCTACACCCAGTCGGGCGGTGTGCGCCCCTTTGGCATCTCGACGCTGATTGTCGGCTTTGACCCCAACGACAACAAGCCCAGGCTGTTTATGACTGAGCCTAGTGGTATCTACTCGGCGTGGAAG GCCTGCGCCATCGGCCGTGCGTCCAAGACGGTCCGCGAGTTCCTGGAGAAGAACTacaccgaggagctcgaccgcgCGGCGACCATCAAGCTCGCAATCAAGtcgctgctcgaggtcgtccagACTGGCGCCAAGAACATTGAGATCTCGGTGATGGAGAGCTATGGCGTcgtcaag AGCCTTGAGCAGACCGAGATCGAAGCCATTGTCGCCGAGATTGAGGctgagaaggaggccgaggcagagcGCAAGCGCGCAAGGTTGGCAGCTACCCAGGCTGGACAGGCATCCATGTTTGCGTCCTCATTGAGCGGCCCCGCGACTGGCGCGACTACGCCGGCCGTTGGCGAGACCGGTGGGGCCACTGTCCCCGGCGAGGAGTCTGGCGTCCAGTAG
- the RABGGTB gene encoding Geranylgeranyl transferase type-2 subunit beta, producing MPPAKDYSTVPPLDIPLHVKYVQQLDEVSPCCPCCSPAVRALPFAGLTSLQNKDLAYHLTAHLRLNGVYWGLTALSVLGRPDALSRDDMVDYVMACWDDEAGAFGAHVAHDAHMHATLSAIQILIMQDALDRCDVDRVVKFALSLVGEDGSMAGDAFGERDTRFSYLLVSALSLLGRLGDLDELYGGTGRQRVIDHLVGSMNFDGAFGSAPGAESHGAQVWVSVASLAILGELDRVDSDLLGWWLAERQLANGGLNGRPEKLEDVCYSWWNLAALSIIGKLHWINRDKLVAFILSAQDLDGGGIADRPDDWVDVFHTVFGVAGLSLLGYPGLRDIHPLYCMPREVIEKRALGRAYQQLPRLDTWPSASPAEAVKHTTQP from the exons ATGCCGCCGGCAAAGGACTACTCGACGGTGCCCCCTCTCGACATTCCTCTGCACGTCAAGTACGTGCAGCAGCTGGATGAGGTGAGCCCCTGCTGCCCCTGCTGCAGCCCCGCGGTCCGGGCCCTGCCGTTTGCTGGGCTGACCAGTCTCCAGAACAAAGACCTCGCGTACCACCTCACGGCGCACCTGCGCCTGAACGGCGTGTACTGGGGCCTCACTGCGCTCAGTGTGCTCGGCAGGCCTGACGCGCTGAGCCGCGATGACATGGTCGACTACGTCATGGCGTgctgggacgacgaggccg GCGCGTTTGGGGCCCacgtcgcgcacgacgcgcatATGCACGCGACATTGAGCGCGATCCAGATTCTGATCATgcaggacgcgctcgaccgctGCGACGTCGACCGGGTCGTCAAGT TCGCACTgtcgctcgtcggcgaggacggatCAATGGCAGGAGACGCTTTCGGCGAGCGGGATACGCGCTTCTCGTACCTCCTTGTCTCAGCGCTTTCGCTGCTTGGGCGCCTGGGTGACCTGGACGAGCTGTACGGTGGCACTGGGAGGCAGCGCGTCATCGACCACTTGGTTGGTAGCATGAACTTTGACGGAGCATTTGGGAGCGCACCAGGGGCAGAGAGCCACGGAGCACAGG TCTGGGTCTCGGTCGCATCTCTCGCCAtactcggcgagctggaccgCGTCGACAGCGACCTGCTCGGCTGGTGGCTCGCTGAGCGGCAGCTTGCCAACGGCGGGCTGAATGGGCGCCCCGAGAAGCTAGAGGACGTGTGCTACTCGTGGTGGAAcctggcggcgctgagcATCATCGGCAAGCTGCACTGGATCAACCGCGACAAGCTTGTGGCGTTTATTCTGTCTGCGCAG GACCTCGACGGTGGAGGTATTGCCGACAGGCCGGACGACTGGGTCGACGTCTTTCACACAGTGTTCGGCGTGGCGGGGCTCTCGCTCCTCGGCTACCCTGGCCTCCGTGACATCCACCCCCTGTACTGTATGCCGCGCGAGGTCATTGAGAAGAGAGCCTTGGGACGCGCGTACCAGCAGCTGCCTCGGCTGGACACGTGGCCATCGGCATCGCCTGCGGAGGCTGTCAAGCATACGACGCAGCCATGA